In Methanofollis sp., the DNA window ACGTCTTCATCCAGGTGACGGGACGGTCGATCAGGGAGGGTGCATGAGAGACCTCACCGCGATCGCCGTTCTCTGGCAGAGGGAGATGATCCGCTTCTTCAGGGCGAAGTCGCGGGTCGTCGGGACTCTCGGCATGCCCATCTTCTTCCTCGCGTTTCTCGGGTTCGGTTTTCGGACGAGCAGCGTCCCCGGCATACCTGCGGGCATCGACTATGTCACCTTTCTCGTGCCCGGCATCCTCGGCATGACGATCCTCTTCTCCTCGACCTTTGCCGGGATCTCGGTCCTCTGGGACAGGGAGTTCGGGTTCCTCAAGGAGATCATGGTGGCGCCAGTCAGCAGGACGGCGATCGTTCTGGGGCGGATCGCGGGCGGGGCGACGACTTCCCTCATCCAGGGGGTGCTCATCCTCCTCCTTGCGGTCCCGATGGGTTTCCCCTTTCCGGGCGCCCTCCCCTTCCTTGGAGCGGTCGCCTTCATGCTCCTCATCGCCGCCGCCTTCATCTCCCTCGGCCTGATCTTCGCCTCGAACATGAAGGACATCCACGGCTTCTCCCTCATCATGAACTTCGTCGTCTTCCCGATCTTCTTCCTCTCAGGCGCCCTCTTCCCTATCGAAAACCTCCCGGCATGGCTTCTGCCCCTCGCCTATGCCGACCCCCTCACCTACGGGGTGGACGGTCTGCGGGGCGTGCTGACCGGCGTCTCGTCTTTCTCCCCTCTCTTTGACGCCGCCGCCCTTTTTGCCTTCGTCCTGGTCCTCCTCGCCCTCGGCGCCTGGTTTTTCGAAAGGACAGAATCTGCCTGATCAGGCACCATCTTTTTCTGAGATGACGAGATCTGTGCATGGCGAAGATGATGCTGGCCGCCGTCTGCTGCGCCCTTCTCCTCGTGGCGCTGGTCGCTGGACTCGCAGGCAGCGGGAGACTGGTGATGGGGGACCTCCCTCTGGTGGCCCTCGCCGGCGAGGGATCTGAGGTGAATAATGTGAATGTGGAGGAGGCCCGCGCTCGGATCGCCGATCATGAAGGCGACCCCGCCTTTGTCGTCCTCGACGTCAGGACGCCCGGCGAGGTCGCGGCCGGGCATATCGAGGGGGCGGTGACTATCAACTATCGCAACGACTCGTTTTCCCGCGAGATCTCGGCCCTCGACCGCGGGAAGACCTATCTTGTCTACTGTCGCCTCGGCAACAGGAGCGCCCGGACCGCGGAGATGATGGCGAAGGACGGTTTCGCGGAGGTCTACAATATGGAGGGCGGGATCACGGCGTGGAGAGAGGCGGGCTATCCGGTGGTCTGAACGAGTCCGGGGGTGAGGGCGGTCTCGCTGCTGTGGACGGTCCTCCCGTACCTGTCGATGATGTCGGTCTTCGCGACCACCGTGACGCCGGGTTCTGCCGGCACGGCCGGGAGTTTGATCGGGCGGTCCGCGGAGATCTCCTCGTAGACCCTGCCGGCCACCGCGACGGCCACCCTCCCGCCCTGCCTGATCTCGAAGGTGGCAAAGTAGGGGGCAGGTTCGGCACTGTCAGGATAGTAGAGGAAGACGGCCTCGTCGGGTGCCCCGCCCGTATGGATTGCCTCGGCCCTGAAGGACACCGGTTCGGGGAGATTGCCGTCAGGGGTGCCGAGGCAGCAGGCGGCGGCCGTCGCTGCGGCAAGGGCGACCAGACAGGCCAGTGCGATCCCAATTCTCGTCATTTTTCCCAGTAGTCCCTCTGGCGGTGGGAGAGGTCCTGCGATACCCCCATCAGTTCGGCGGGGAAGGGGGAGAAGAAAGTCTGCTCCCGCAGGTAGTCGTCCTCGAACCGCACGATCCAGCCTCTGAGGATCATCAGGTTCGGGCAGATGGTGACCCGGTCCTGGCGGTACTGCTCCAGGGTGTCGAGGAAGAAGGTCTTCTCCGCAGGGGAGATCCCTGCCTTGAAGCGGCCCAGGGCATGGAGGAGGACGTTGATGTTTGCGGTGTAACGGGGCGCTCGCGATAGAGCGGCGTTCAGGTGGTCGCCGTACTCCCCCGCGACCCCGGGAAATGTTTTTTTGTCGGGGTTTGCGACGATCTTCCCGAGTTCTCGCATCTCTTTCTGGCTGTAGGCCATCAGGAGGAGTTTGTTCCGGGTGTGGAACGCGGCAAGTTCCCGCAGGTCGCCGCCTGCCCGCACCTCCCTGAATGCCGCCAGGGTGAAGAGGCGCGTGAGGAAGTGCTCCCTGATCCGCCTGTTCCGCAACCTTCCCTCGTCCTCGGCAGGGAGGTTGGGAAAACGGTCGGCCATGGCCGCGGCAAAGGCCCCGGCTGTCTTCCCAACTGTGTCCCCTGTCCCGCCCTGACGGTAGACCTTCACGTCCCTGATCCCGCAGGACGGGGAGCGGGACTTGAGGACAAAACCGTCGATCTCCCGGAGGGTGCCGGCGAAGGACGCGGCGAACGTCTTCATCCTGCCGGTGACGTCGAGCCCTGTCTCGTGCTGGACAAGGCGGATGCCGTCCTCTCCCTTGACAAACCGCACCGGCTTTCTCGGCACGCCAAGCCCGATCTCGACCTCGGCGCAGACCGGGAGATAGTCCACATGGGGTGCGAGCATCTGTACGACCTCGCTCGTGATCATGTCCCCGTTCCAGCGGCAGTGGTCGAAGCCAAGGCACCTGCTGACGACCACCCGCGGCCGTGCAAACGCTCTCACGTCTCTCTCCGATCCNNNNNNNNNNNNNNNNNNNNNNNNNNNNNNNNNNNNNNNNNNNNNNNNNNNNNNNNNNNNNNNNNNNNNNNNNNNNNNNNNNNNNNNNNNNNNNNNNNNNCCCCGTCCGCCTCCTCCTTGGCTGGACCATCCTTGCGGCCGGGCAACTCTCTGTCTCGTACAGCAGCGACTACTTCGACCGTGCGGCCGACCGGGCGGGAGCGGCGTCCTCCTGGAGAGGCCCGACCTCGCCCCGGCGGCGCGGCAGATCGCCCTCGTCCTCATCGGGTCTCCCCTCCTTCTCGCCCTCGTCTATGCCCTCCTCTTTCCTGCGCCCCTGTACTTCCTCCCCTTCGTCCTTGCCGGCAACCTCGTCGGCTGGTACTATACGGCCCGCCCCCCGCCCTCGCCTCACTCCTTCCCGTTGCGATGGCGGCGGCCGCCTGCTTCAGGCCTCCGGTCGGTCGTGCTGCCGCGGTGGCCGCGGCCGGGAGGAACCTTGCCGCCCTTGCGGTCTTCGTCCTCCTCGCGGACCTCGCCCTTGCAGCCCACCTCTGATCACGGTGCGTTCTCCCAGAGGCCGAAGCGGTTCTTCTCCGTGTCCTCGCAGACCGCGAGGAATCCCATCCCCGGCACCGGCGTCTTCCCGGCGACCACCAGGCCGCCGAGCGCCGTCACCCGTTCAAGGCATTCCTCGATGGAAGGGACATCGATGTAGAGCATCATCTGCTGTCCCGCGTACTCGCGGCCGA includes these proteins:
- a CDS encoding rhodanese-like domain-containing protein, whose protein sequence is MAKMMLAAVCCALLLVALVAGLAGSGRLVMGDLPLVALAGEGSEVNNVNVEEARARIADHEGDPAFVVLDVRTPGEVAAGHIEGAVTINYRNDSFSREISALDRGKTYLVYCRLGNRSARTAEMMAKDGFAEVYNMEGGITAWREAGYPVV
- a CDS encoding DUF1722 domain-containing protein, which encodes GSERDVRAFARPRVVVSRCLGFDHCRWNGDMITSEVVQMLAPHVDYLPVCAEVEIGLGVPRKPVRFVKGEDGIRLVQHETGLDVTGRMKTFAASFAGTLREIDGFVLKSRSPSCGIRDVKVYRQGGTGDTVGKTAGAFAAAMADRFPNLPAEDEGRLRNRRIREHFLTRLFTLAAFREVRAGGDLRELAAFHTRNKLLLMAYSQKEMRELGKIVANPDKKTFPGVAGEYGDHLNAALSRAPRYTANINVLLHALGRFKAGISPAEKTFFLDTLEQYRQDRVTICPNLMILRGWIVRFEDDYLREQTFFSPFPAELMGVSQDLSHRQRDYWEK
- a CDS encoding ABC transporter permease, coding for MRDLTAIAVLWQREMIRFFRAKSRVVGTLGMPIFFLAFLGFGFRTSSVPGIPAGIDYVTFLVPGILGMTILFSSTFAGISVLWDREFGFLKEIMVAPVSRTAIVLGRIAGGATTSLIQGVLILLLAVPMGFPFPGALPFLGAVAFMLLIAAAFISLGLIFASNMKDIHGFSLIMNFVVFPIFFLSGALFPIENLPAWLLPLAYADPLTYGVDGLRGVLTGVSSFSPLFDAAALFAFVLVLLALGAWFFERTESA
- a CDS encoding VOC family protein, producing MPSVTWFEIPADDTGRAKAFYRDLFGWETTPFPVPFKDDFWMVSAGGGIGGDLFGREYAGQQMMLYIDVPSIEECLERVTALGGLVVAGKTPVPGMGFLAVCEDTEKNRFGLWENAP